Proteins encoded together in one candidate division WOR-3 bacterium window:
- a CDS encoding metallopeptidase family protein, protein MDQEQFLNLVEDVVHNLPEFFRNRIHNLNVMVMPLAPSELTEHLGKDPWSILGVYQGVPFNHRGPFYGNVLPDTIVIFQEAIQARCQTEQEIRDLVRRVTIHEIGHYFGLTDEQLYRLEQEK, encoded by the coding sequence TTGGACCAGGAGCAGTTTCTCAATTTAGTGGAAGATGTTGTTCACAACCTCCCGGAATTTTTCCGCAACCGCATCCATAACCTCAATGTGATGGTGATGCCCCTGGCACCGTCCGAACTTACCGAGCATTTAGGCAAAGACCCCTGGTCAATTCTTGGCGTTTATCAGGGGGTGCCGTTCAACCACCGGGGACCATTCTACGGCAATGTCCTGCCCGACACCATCGTCATCTTCCAGGAGGCGATTCAAGCCCGCTGCCAGACCGAACAGGAAATCCGGGATTTGGTGCGCCGGGTGACGATTCACGAGATTGGCCACTACTTCGGACTCACCGACGAACAACTTTATCGGCTGGAACAGGAAAAATAA
- a CDS encoding MFS transporter: MREGKSNSSISLPATFAAFKHRNFRLYWLGNMVSFIGTWMQNTAKGWLVLSITNSPFFVGLDSTLSWLAVWFVSLPAGVLADRFNKRNLMIVTQSALALFALLLTLLTWFRIITITHILLISGFAGIFVALNAPVAQTLVPDLVERKDVLNAIALNSSMFNLARMIGPALAGSILTFSGPAVCFGLNALSFLAIIIALLFIKINTPPPPQSNEPFLRRVGFGLKFVKSHPDIRLLMIMTGIFSSFGICYIPLMPVIARDVLHLGARGYGFLMSALGAGALTGGLTLATLSRTRHRGKILITGTCLLGILLLALSFVRNTNIALTLFVFIGFCQTSVAALTNTLIQTLSPDYVRGRAMSVFNIFFNGMFPVGSLIAGTLAQTKGAPFALFISGVVVLITLFTATAIRPQLHRL; this comes from the coding sequence ATGCGCGAAGGTAAATCAAACTCTTCAATATCCCTGCCCGCCACCTTTGCCGCATTCAAACACCGCAACTTCCGCCTCTACTGGCTGGGCAATATGGTTTCATTTATCGGCACCTGGATGCAGAACACCGCCAAAGGCTGGCTGGTCCTTTCCATCACCAACTCACCGTTCTTTGTCGGGCTTGACTCCACCCTGTCCTGGCTTGCGGTCTGGTTTGTTTCCCTGCCGGCTGGTGTCCTTGCCGACCGGTTCAACAAGCGCAACCTGATGATTGTTACCCAATCTGCCCTTGCCCTGTTTGCCCTGCTCCTTACCCTGCTCACCTGGTTCCGAATCATCACCATCACCCACATCCTCCTCATCTCCGGTTTTGCCGGCATATTCGTTGCGCTCAATGCGCCTGTTGCCCAGACGCTTGTACCGGACCTGGTCGAACGAAAGGATGTGCTCAACGCCATCGCCCTCAACTCCTCAATGTTCAACCTTGCCCGGATGATTGGTCCGGCACTCGCCGGCTCAATCTTGACCTTCTCCGGTCCGGCGGTCTGCTTCGGCCTCAACGCACTCAGTTTCCTCGCAATCATCATCGCCCTCCTCTTTATTAAAATCAACACCCCACCGCCACCGCAATCTAACGAGCCTTTTCTCCGTCGCGTCGGTTTTGGATTGAAGTTCGTAAAATCCCACCCGGACATCCGGCTTTTGATGATAATGACCGGCATCTTCTCATCTTTTGGCATCTGCTACATACCATTGATGCCGGTTATCGCAAGGGATGTGTTACATCTTGGTGCCCGGGGTTATGGCTTTTTGATGTCGGCGCTCGGTGCCGGTGCCCTGACCGGCGGCTTGACCCTCGCAACATTGAGCCGCACCCGCCACCGGGGTAAAATCCTCATCACCGGCACCTGCTTGTTGGGCATCCTCCTTCTTGCACTCTCATTTGTCCGCAACACCAATATCGCCCTCACTTTGTTTGTCTTCATCGGCTTCTGCCAGACCAGCGTCGCTGCCCTCACCAACACCCTGATTCAAACCCTCTCTCCCGATTATGTTCGGGGAAGGGCGATGAGCGTGTTCAACATCTTTTTCAACGGGATGTTTCCGGTTGGCAGTTTAATCGCCGGTACGCTGGCGCAGACAAAAGGCGCACCATTTGCCCTCTTTATCAGCGGTGTAGTTGTCCTTATTACCCTTTTTACGGCAACCGCAATCCGTCCCCAATTACACCGGCTATAA
- a CDS encoding T9SS type A sorting domain-containing protein, translated as MINKVVKLCVLLGVTALLFAAQSELLFTPAGLNQANHRSPITGVFPTRTTPTPPTDDSSWIKVDSIPLGPIGGSDALCGLKVYGDTIFIVWNRENLPYVVRMLNRHTGAVIDSLIGHTIEYKMTPVKVGDSLYVSGFYPTEHIDVYYLPTKTFVREIVPVGSYYTRGMDWDGSRLWVGDNSSTTPKRIKIIDRSGAVIKTLTNIGSPVVGWIMDLTLDRMIPNRLWLNDNINDVACYCAFDTVANTFQVLATFTPPAGAGSIAEGIGFYGPDNGYGYCYTNSAYVLWVYKMLVHSPTVPNDIGVNSIKAPTSIVDPNTTITPIARITNYGTAPQSNFPVTCWIDSAGTRIYNATYTYTQTLAPGATDSVSFTPDWTSGAVGTNYAVKMFTNLSNDENRINDTAGLTVGTFLIRDTLIAPFAIVTPTLDGNIQITEWADALKWDISDILNMQGSGARAPGSCYLYVKHDSNNVYWALDLKAKTTIDDYDQFGCYLDENLSRTWAVDSSEGNHWFVWISGDTVIYRALIGPGNLPSDYWERWESGNGVSRASIASGNLQFEALVLKGTIKWNYTIHPTSDTVGFYVYAAGAGSAFWGNWPTQMPGTEWNNAARYGTLIFSPEPFGITEEKRPPISELRLANPLRLPLVIHTGHRLEVYDISGKLIKAVNQTNGVGLTWDGNDKNGKPVSTGIYFIKLFQNNNTTQTKTVIVR; from the coding sequence GTGATAAACAAAGTAGTAAAGTTGTGCGTCCTGCTCGGAGTAACTGCACTCCTCTTCGCAGCGCAGAGTGAGTTGCTTTTCACCCCGGCGGGACTTAATCAGGCAAATCACCGCAGTCCGATTACGGGCGTTTTCCCGACCAGAACAACACCGACACCACCTACCGACGACTCCTCATGGATAAAAGTCGACTCAATTCCTCTGGGGCCGATTGGTGGTAGCGATGCCCTGTGCGGCTTAAAGGTTTATGGCGACACCATCTTTATCGTCTGGAACCGGGAAAATCTCCCTTATGTCGTCCGCATGCTCAACCGACACACCGGTGCGGTCATAGATTCGCTAATTGGTCATACAATTGAGTACAAGATGACCCCGGTCAAGGTGGGTGACAGTCTGTATGTGTCCGGGTTCTATCCTACAGAGCATATCGATGTGTATTATCTGCCCACCAAAACATTTGTGCGCGAGATTGTGCCCGTCGGCTCTTATTACACCCGTGGTATGGATTGGGATGGTAGCAGGCTATGGGTGGGTGATAATTCATCTACAACTCCCAAACGGATTAAAATTATCGACCGTTCAGGCGCCGTGATAAAAACCTTAACCAACATCGGTTCTCCTGTGGTGGGCTGGATAATGGATTTAACCCTTGACCGGATGATTCCCAATCGGCTCTGGCTCAATGACAATATCAACGATGTTGCCTGTTATTGCGCCTTTGATACCGTGGCCAACACATTTCAGGTACTCGCCACCTTCACGCCGCCGGCAGGTGCTGGTAGCATTGCCGAAGGCATCGGATTCTATGGTCCGGATAACGGTTACGGCTACTGCTATACAAACTCGGCTTATGTCCTCTGGGTGTACAAAATGCTTGTCCACAGCCCGACAGTACCAAACGATATCGGTGTCAATTCCATAAAGGCGCCAACTTCCATAGTTGACCCAAACACAACCATCACCCCAATCGCCCGCATCACCAACTACGGCACCGCACCCCAGAGCAACTTCCCGGTTACCTGCTGGATTGATTCTGCTGGCACCCGAATCTACAACGCCACTTACACATATACCCAAACCCTTGCTCCTGGTGCCACCGATTCGGTCTCCTTCACACCTGACTGGACATCGGGCGCCGTCGGCACAAACTATGCAGTAAAGATGTTTACCAACCTATCAAACGACGAAAATCGCATCAATGACACCGCCGGTTTGACCGTGGGAACATTCCTAATCCGTGACACGCTAATTGCTCCTTTCGCCATCGTTACCCCGACGCTTGACGGAAACATTCAGATTACCGAATGGGCTGATGCCCTGAAATGGGACATCTCCGATATATTGAATATGCAGGGCAGTGGTGCCCGGGCACCAGGCAGTTGCTATCTATATGTGAAACACGACTCAAACAATGTCTACTGGGCGCTTGACCTCAAAGCCAAAACCACCATTGATGACTACGACCAGTTTGGCTGTTACCTTGATGAAAACCTCTCCCGCACCTGGGCGGTTGACTCATCCGAAGGCAACCACTGGTTTGTCTGGATAAGCGGTGACACCGTTATCTACCGTGCCTTGATTGGACCGGGCAATCTCCCGAGCGACTATTGGGAACGCTGGGAAAGCGGTAACGGCGTCTCCCGGGCAAGCATCGCTTCAGGAAACCTGCAGTTTGAGGCGCTGGTTCTAAAGGGAACCATAAAGTGGAACTACACCATTCATCCAACAAGCGACACCGTCGGGTTCTATGTTTACGCTGCCGGCGCCGGAAGCGCCTTCTGGGGAAACTGGCCCACCCAAATGCCGGGCACCGAATGGAACAATGCCGCAAGATACGGCACACTCATATTCAGTCCGGAACCCTTTGGCATAACCGAAGAAAAACGCCCGCCCATAAGTGAGTTACGGCTCGCCAACCCGCTGCGGCTGCCGCTCGTTATACATACTGGCCACCGCCTTGAGGTTTACGACATCTCTGGAAAGTTGATAAAAGCGGTCAATCAAACAAACGGTGTTGGCTTAACCTGGGACGGCAACGATAAAAACGGCAAGCCGGTTTCCACTGGCATCTACTTTATCAAACTGTTCCAGAACAACAACACCACCCAGACCAAAACGGTTATCGTACGCTGA
- a CDS encoding glutaredoxin family protein — MNLTRISGTNKKHRVTLYALSTCGWCRRAKDLFNANNIEYDYIDVDLCVGEEREEVINQVQKLNPRVSFPTIQIDDSVVVGFDEERIKQLLEIK, encoded by the coding sequence ATGAATCTGACCCGAATAAGTGGCACGAACAAAAAACACCGGGTGACTCTTTACGCCCTTTCCACCTGCGGCTGGTGTCGGCGCGCCAAAGATTTGTTTAACGCCAACAACATTGAATACGACTACATCGATGTTGACCTGTGCGTGGGCGAGGAGCGGGAGGAAGTTATCAATCAAGTTCAAAAACTAAACCCCCGGGTATCATTTCCCACGATTCAGATTGACGATTCGGTTGTTGTTGGATTTGACGAAGAGAGGATTAAACAACTCCTGGAAATCAAATGA
- a CDS encoding zinc ribbon domain-containing protein yields MRARRVPGCRCPYCDEPLLEGEQFCKPCGVEIVYCPECKKPLPRGSNKCPECGKEVKKSHGRKR; encoded by the coding sequence ATGAGAGCCAGACGAGTGCCTGGCTGTCGCTGCCCTTATTGTGACGAGCCGCTCCTTGAAGGAGAACAGTTCTGCAAACCCTGCGGCGTGGAAATTGTCTACTGCCCGGAATGCAAAAAACCGTTGCCCCGGGGTAGCAACAAATGTCCGGAATGCGGTAAGGAAGTTAAAAAAAGTCACGGGAGGAAAAGATGA
- a CDS encoding tetratricopeptide repeat protein, with protein sequence MARKKKGTPKLMLKPRPAKPDGKGTVVDFLLVIGIALVLRVVYIIQARANDPLFFAPQMDGLYHHQWAQAIVARTEFIADAYFRAPLYPFFLALLYKIFGVNLFVVRLVQALLGAVSCGFLFLIGKRLFNRRSGLAAGLLMAVYPLFIYFDGELLIPVVLIFLVLAGFVAFYSSEGLDRYWYLPGSIFGLAALARPNILTFLVSLFCWFLWRYRAGWWRRAVPFFLAVLLPIVPVTVRNYVKSGKLVLIAWQAGTNFYIGNNEFSDGTTAIVPGTRGSWWGGYNDVKVGAERALGRSLKGAEIDRYWMAQGLKFWKRNPGRALLLTLKKIYLLFAGYEVSNNRDIYFFKRYSFLNFLIFALPFFKFPFGLVLPLALAGFYLSRNKWRTLLPVYLFITVYGFSFVPFFITARYRLPLVPFYLLAAVVGISQWWRVGAKERVRAGLIFLVTLSFFNLDIAGAGRKANQAQNHFTAALGYYESGKLERAKMEIEQALKIDSATNIVGLATTVYLAEGRFDEARRLAGRVVQLYPDEPDALGVAGNVYAQTGALDSAEMMFRRVVALDPYGVEGWNNLGNIVLLKHRFGEAKDLYRRALSLNPTFTTALFSLGLAYYYEGQVDSAHILWQRVITLDPNYEKARQALKQLR encoded by the coding sequence GTGGCACGCAAGAAAAAAGGTACGCCCAAGTTGATGTTGAAACCGCGGCCGGCAAAACCGGATGGTAAAGGTACAGTTGTTGACTTCCTCCTGGTCATTGGGATTGCGCTGGTCTTGCGGGTTGTTTACATTATTCAGGCCAGGGCAAACGACCCGCTGTTCTTTGCCCCGCAGATGGATGGGCTTTACCATCACCAGTGGGCGCAGGCGATTGTTGCCCGAACCGAGTTTATCGCTGATGCCTATTTCCGGGCACCACTTTATCCGTTTTTTCTTGCCCTGCTGTACAAAATTTTCGGGGTTAATTTGTTTGTTGTTCGGCTGGTGCAAGCGTTACTGGGCGCGGTAAGTTGTGGTTTTCTGTTTCTTATCGGCAAGCGGTTGTTTAACCGGCGTTCTGGGCTGGCTGCCGGGTTGCTGATGGCAGTTTATCCTCTGTTTATCTACTTTGATGGCGAGTTGCTGATACCGGTGGTTTTAATTTTTCTCGTTCTTGCCGGATTTGTTGCCTTTTATAGCAGTGAGGGGCTTGACCGATACTGGTACTTACCGGGGTCTATCTTCGGACTGGCGGCGCTTGCCCGACCCAACATCCTAACTTTTTTAGTCTCTCTTTTCTGCTGGTTTTTATGGCGTTATCGGGCAGGCTGGTGGCGCCGGGCGGTGCCGTTTTTTCTTGCGGTGCTTTTGCCGATTGTGCCGGTCACGGTGCGCAACTATGTGAAAAGCGGGAAACTGGTTTTGATTGCCTGGCAGGCAGGAACGAACTTTTACATCGGGAACAACGAGTTTTCCGACGGTACCACCGCGATTGTGCCGGGCACAAGGGGTTCTTGGTGGGGTGGTTACAACGATGTCAAGGTGGGTGCGGAAAGGGCGCTGGGCAGGAGTTTGAAGGGAGCGGAGATTGACCGGTACTGGATGGCACAGGGACTAAAGTTCTGGAAGAGAAACCCGGGCCGGGCGCTGCTATTGACCCTGAAAAAGATTTACCTGCTGTTTGCCGGTTATGAGGTGTCGAACAACCGGGACATTTACTTTTTCAAACGGTACAGTTTTTTGAATTTTCTCATCTTCGCTTTGCCCTTTTTCAAGTTTCCTTTCGGACTGGTCCTGCCGCTTGCGCTCGCCGGCTTTTATCTCAGCCGGAATAAATGGCGCACCCTGCTGCCGGTTTATCTGTTTATCACTGTTTACGGCTTTTCCTTTGTACCGTTTTTCATCACGGCGCGGTACCGACTGCCCCTGGTCCCGTTCTATCTTCTGGCTGCGGTTGTTGGTATCAGCCAGTGGTGGCGGGTTGGTGCCAAGGAAAGGGTGCGTGCCGGGTTGATTTTTTTGGTCACTTTATCTTTTTTTAACCTTGACATTGCCGGAGCGGGAAGAAAAGCAAACCAGGCGCAGAATCATTTTACCGCAGCGCTCGGTTACTACGAGAGCGGTAAACTGGAACGGGCAAAGATGGAAATCGAGCAGGCGCTCAAGATTGATTCGGCAACAAACATAGTTGGGTTGGCAACAACGGTTTATCTTGCTGAGGGCAGATTTGACGAGGCGCGCCGGCTGGCAGGAAGGGTGGTGCAACTTTATCCCGATGAACCGGATGCGTTGGGAGTAGCGGGCAATGTGTATGCCCAGACCGGCGCACTCGACTCCGCCGAGATGATGTTTCGCCGGGTTGTGGCACTGGACCCTTATGGTGTTGAGGGTTGGAACAATCTTGGCAACATTGTTCTGTTAAAACACCGTTTTGGGGAGGCAAAGGATTTGTACCGCCGGGCGCTAAGTTTGAATCCGACATTCACCACGGCGCTGTTTTCTCTTGGCCTGGCTTACTACTACGAAGGGCAGGTTGACTCGGCGCACATTCTTTGGCAGAGGGTTATAACGCTGGACCCGAATTACGAGAAGGCGCGTCAGGCGCTAAAACAGTTGCGCTGA
- a CDS encoding ferredoxin:glutaredoxin reductase, which produces MSVEEFSPEIEQVYEQLKKEAEEGGYHLNPDKQFTLRLIQGLLTNEKRFGYRACPCRIAWGEKPKDIDIICPCYYRDSDLEEFGACYCGLYVSEEWIKGKVPRKSIPERRPAKFAIEGYSESKPSDQTGQVPNRLPYPVWRCKVCGYLCARPEPPGKCPVCKATKDRFERFM; this is translated from the coding sequence ATGAGCGTCGAGGAATTTTCGCCCGAGATTGAGCAGGTCTACGAGCAGTTGAAAAAAGAAGCCGAAGAGGGGGGCTACCACCTCAACCCTGATAAACAGTTCACCCTCAGACTGATTCAGGGGCTTTTGACCAATGAGAAGCGGTTCGGCTACCGTGCCTGCCCCTGCCGTATCGCGTGGGGTGAAAAGCCCAAAGACATTGACATCATCTGTCCCTGCTACTATCGCGACTCCGACCTTGAGGAGTTCGGTGCCTGCTACTGCGGCTTGTATGTCAGCGAGGAGTGGATTAAAGGTAAAGTTCCTCGGAAATCAATCCCGGAACGCCGCCCCGCAAAATTTGCAATTGAAGGTTACTCAGAATCAAAACCATCAGACCAAACCGGACAGGTACCCAACCGCCTTCCTTATCCGGTCTGGCGCTGCAAAGTTTGTGGCTATTTGTGTGCCCGGCCCGAGCCGCCGGGCAAATGTCCGGTTTGCAAGGCAACAAAAGACCGATTTGAACGGTTTATGTAA
- the nifU gene encoding Fe-S cluster assembly scaffold protein NifU, producing the protein MYSEKVMDHFRNPRNVGEIENPDGVGEVGNPVCGDMMTFYIKVENGVLTDVKFKTFGCGAAIAVSSMVSEMAKGKTIEEALKITNEAVAAELGGLPPNKLHCSNLGADALHAAIKDYLNKSKKNAVDKKEEK; encoded by the coding sequence ATGTATTCAGAAAAGGTAATGGACCACTTTCGTAACCCGCGTAATGTCGGGGAGATTGAAAATCCCGATGGCGTTGGAGAGGTCGGCAATCCGGTTTGTGGTGATATGATGACATTCTACATCAAGGTTGAGAATGGAGTTCTTACCGATGTCAAATTTAAAACCTTTGGCTGTGGCGCTGCCATTGCGGTTTCATCAATGGTGAGCGAGATGGCAAAGGGCAAGACAATTGAAGAAGCGTTAAAGATTACCAATGAAGCGGTCGCTGCCGAACTGGGCGGCTTACCGCCGAACAAACTACACTGCTCCAACCTTGGTGCCGACGCCCTTCACGCCGCAATTAAGGACTACCTCAACAAATCAAAGAAAAATGCTGTTGATAAGAAGGAGGAGAAATGA
- a CDS encoding cysteine desulfurase — translation MPRIYFDHASATPVLPEAFEAMVPFFKDEFGNPQSFHQFSRKAKQAIEQARHQVARFINAPAESIIFTASASESNNLALKGFALANKSRGNHIVVSAIEHFSVLEPLKTLKRLGFDYTILPVDQYGLVDIEQLKRALRPETILVSIMHANNEIGTIEPLEEIVAACHERNIPVHSDGTAAVGRIPVDVTELGVDAYSFSAQSFYGPKGAAALYLKPGKRIVPLIEGGIQEKGRRAGSENVPAIVGMGRAAEICQKQIDQWSEKMQALARRIVNELPKRIERLVFTGHPEKRLPGHVSLCVEFVEGEAMLLSLDDQNIAAASGSACTARSLKASHVLLAIGLPHAVAQSSLVLTLGKDNTDADIDHFLTQFPPIVQRLRSFSPLYARYVKGEDPYQFKPGTEEHQTGHEPEYRENIKEG, via the coding sequence ATGCCCAGGATTTATTTTGACCACGCTTCAGCAACTCCGGTTTTACCTGAGGCGTTCGAAGCGATGGTCCCTTTTTTCAAAGATGAGTTTGGTAACCCGCAAAGTTTCCATCAGTTTAGCCGGAAGGCAAAACAGGCGATTGAACAAGCCCGACACCAGGTTGCCCGCTTTATTAATGCACCGGCAGAATCCATAATCTTTACCGCATCTGCCTCCGAGAGTAACAATCTGGCGCTTAAAGGTTTTGCCCTTGCCAATAAATCCCGCGGTAACCACATTGTCGTCTCAGCGATTGAACACTTCTCGGTTCTTGAACCGCTTAAAACCCTGAAACGGCTCGGGTTTGACTACACAATTTTACCGGTCGACCAGTACGGACTCGTCGATATCGAACAACTGAAACGAGCGCTTCGCCCCGAAACCATCCTCGTCTCAATAATGCACGCCAACAACGAAATCGGCACAATTGAACCGCTTGAAGAGATTGTTGCGGCGTGCCATGAGAGAAACATTCCCGTACATTCTGACGGCACCGCAGCGGTGGGCAGAATTCCGGTTGATGTGACCGAACTCGGTGTCGACGCCTACTCTTTTTCTGCGCAGTCATTTTACGGTCCGAAAGGCGCCGCCGCACTCTACCTGAAACCGGGTAAAAGGATTGTGCCCTTGATTGAGGGCGGCATTCAGGAAAAAGGACGCCGGGCAGGGAGTGAAAATGTTCCGGCAATTGTCGGTATGGGCAGGGCAGCCGAAATATGCCAGAAACAGATCGACCAGTGGTCAGAAAAGATGCAAGCGCTTGCTCGCCGGATTGTCAATGAACTGCCCAAAAGGATTGAACGCCTTGTGTTTACAGGCCATCCGGAAAAACGGTTACCCGGCCATGTCAGCCTGTGTGTTGAATTTGTTGAAGGCGAGGCGATGCTCTTATCTCTTGATGACCAGAACATTGCTGCGGCATCCGGCTCAGCCTGCACCGCCCGCAGTCTGAAGGCATCCCATGTCCTGCTCGCGATTGGCTTACCGCACGCTGTCGCCCAATCTTCACTTGTCCTCACGCTGGGCAAAGACAACACCGACGCTGATATTGACCACTTTCTAACCCAATTCCCACCGATTGTTCAGCGGTTACGCTCCTTTTCACCACTTTATGCCCGTTATGTCAAAGGTGAAGACCCATACCAGTTCAAACCCGGCACCGAAGAACACCAGACTGGACATGAGCCGGAATATCGGGAAAATATAAAAGAAGGGTAA
- a CDS encoding YggS family pyridoxal phosphate-dependent enzyme: protein MSVAENLKHLLHRIEAACARSSRDPQEITIVAVTKTKPVEQIQAAIEAGITHFGENRVQEAATKIPLIKAPVNWHFVGTLQTNKVKKALELFHIIESVDSFHLAQEIERRAEQLNKTVPVLIEVNTSQEPTKHGVPPANLFDLISAVQKLPRLKLEGLMTIGPGWAVNDPEASRPCFELLARLRNEAQQKFGIALPHLSMGMSSDFEVGIESGATLVRIGTALFGPRS, encoded by the coding sequence ATGAGCGTCGCCGAAAACCTGAAACACCTCTTGCATCGCATTGAAGCCGCCTGTGCCCGCTCCAGCCGTGACCCGCAAGAGATAACCATCGTCGCGGTAACCAAAACAAAGCCAGTAGAACAGATTCAGGCAGCGATTGAAGCCGGCATCACCCATTTCGGTGAAAACCGGGTCCAGGAAGCGGCAACCAAAATCCCATTGATCAAGGCACCGGTTAACTGGCATTTTGTCGGCACCCTGCAAACCAACAAAGTTAAAAAAGCCCTGGAACTGTTCCATATCATTGAGAGCGTGGACTCCTTTCATCTGGCACAGGAAATCGAGCGCCGGGCAGAACAGTTAAACAAAACCGTGCCCGTCCTGATTGAAGTGAACACCTCACAAGAGCCGACCAAACACGGCGTGCCGCCCGCTAACCTGTTTGACCTCATTTCTGCGGTCCAAAAACTACCCCGCCTGAAACTCGAAGGGCTGATGACAATTGGCCCGGGCTGGGCTGTTAACGACCCCGAGGCATCAAGACCCTGTTTTGAACTCCTCGCCCGTTTGCGCAATGAGGCGCAGCAAAAATTCGGCATCGCTCTGCCCCATCTCTCGATGGGAATGAGTTCCGACTTTGAGGTCGGCATTGAGTCCGGCGCCACGCTTGTTCGCATCGGTACCGCGCTGTTTGGCCCCCGGAGCTGA
- a CDS encoding helix-turn-helix domain-containing protein encodes MSGSKKYALQGLEALGLRLRDIRVRAGISQMKLAELLGLNPTHGYKYILRLEKGLVPNPTMRTITGFLAACGATWQDIADVLPSVVIKPAGESKPPSEPVVIPPSQTSLATASWVGGVSTEKEVNGLFSERFWRQVKTAQDYLWNLLRISHQTGVKRRDYFTFVRSVCALLVQYHNDSKSLNSALERLTARATKQGLDPQILAQIKQFCINIFGKENRA; translated from the coding sequence ATGAGCGGCTCAAAAAAGTATGCCTTACAGGGTTTAGAAGCCCTTGGCTTAAGGCTCAGGGATATTCGTGTCCGTGCCGGAATCTCGCAGATGAAATTGGCAGAACTGCTCGGTTTAAACCCCACCCATGGTTATAAGTACATCCTTCGCTTGGAAAAAGGGCTGGTGCCCAACCCAACGATGCGCACCATTACCGGGTTTCTCGCCGCCTGCGGTGCCACCTGGCAGGACATCGCCGATGTTCTCCCTTCGGTTGTTATCAAGCCGGCAGGTGAAAGCAAACCCCCTTCTGAACCGGTGGTAATTCCGCCCAGCCAGACTTCGCTCGCAACCGCTTCCTGGGTTGGAGGTGTTTCAACCGAAAAGGAGGTGAACGGGCTGTTTTCTGAACGGTTCTGGCGCCAGGTAAAAACCGCCCAGGATTACCTCTGGAACCTGCTCCGCATCTCACACCAGACCGGTGTAAAACGCCGGGACTACTTCACATTTGTCCGCTCGGTCTGCGCCCTACTCGTTCAGTACCATAACGATAGCAAATCGTTAAACAGCGCGCTGGAACGGCTCACCGCCCGAGCCACCAAACAGGGGCTTGACCCGCAAATTCTCGCGCAGATAAAACAGTTTTGCATAAATATCTTTGGGAAAGAAAACCGCGCCTGA
- a CDS encoding MTH1187 family thiamine-binding protein, producing MPIVEISVVPVGTGSPSVSHFVRAAVEVVKRSGLKHELNPMGTCIEGDWDAIFSLIKDIHETLVTMGCSRLVTTVKIDDRRDKQVTMKEKVARVSD from the coding sequence ATGCCTATTGTTGAAATCAGTGTTGTGCCGGTCGGTACTGGTTCGCCGAGCGTAAGTCATTTTGTGCGTGCCGCAGTTGAGGTTGTTAAAAGGAGCGGGCTAAAACACGAACTCAATCCCATGGGCACCTGCATCGAAGGCGACTGGGACGCAATCTTTTCCCTGATAAAAGATATTCACGAAACCCTCGTTACGATGGGCTGTTCTCGTTTGGTCACTACAGTCAAAATTGACGACCGGCGTGACAAACAGGTTACGATGAAAGAAAAGGTGGCAAGGGTTAGTGACTAA